Proteins from one Nicotiana tabacum cultivar K326 chromosome 23, ASM71507v2, whole genome shotgun sequence genomic window:
- the LOC107814679 gene encoding F-box only protein 13-like translates to MAFRRNLKRKSSEEDGDSFAFPLDELNQDLLEKILSWLPTSTFLRLTSVSKKWKSAATSPAFHIACSQITSRDPWFYMVDSSSLSSPFVYDSSEMNWKKFLTYPSNFLEKNQKNDSNFLPVAASGGLLCFHNSEKGEFVIFNPVTSTCRKLPLVDYCNTLCAIGMISTQESYKLFLVFGEFPNLSFRVYNSVTNLWEESAIMSRKFSSCPAAESYSTDEEDDDDGRMLYFLGKCGNVIATEIQKTPCKQYSSIITKNGCTGQEILYFLNSNGKVVVCNFAEKYFFEYPRLLPLSHEYSIDLVECVGELLVVVLSEFLETASLRVWKFDEKSWIWNQVLAMPAAISHEFYGKKVDINCTGGDGEKMFVCISNAAGESCRYFLCNLVGNEWTELPACSVDGYNRKFSCAFSFQPRIEASV, encoded by the coding sequence atgGCCTTTAGAAGAAATCTGAAGAGGAAATCATCTGAAGAAGATGGAGATAGCTTTGCTTTTCCACTTGATGAGCTTAATCAAGATCTTCTTGAGAAGATTCTTTCTTGGCTACCAACTTCTACTTTTCTCCGCTTAACCTCAGTTAGCAAAAAATGGAAATCAGCTGCTACTTCCCCTGCTTTCCACATAGCTtgctctcaaatcacatccagAGACCCTTGGTTTTACATGGTTGATTCTTCTTCACTATCATCTCCTTTTGTGTATGATTCTTCTGAAATGAATTGGAAGAAATTCCTCACTTACCCATctaattttcttgaaaaaaatcagaaaaatgatTCTAATTTCCTCCCTGTTGCTGCTTCTGGTGGACTTCTCTGCTTCCACAATAGTGAAAAGGGTGAATTCGTCATTTTTAACCCTGTTACTTCCACATGTCGCAAGCTCCCTTTAGTGGATTATTGCAATACCCTTTGTGCTATAGGAATGATTTCCACTCAAGAATCATATAAACTTTTCCTGGTTTTTGGTGAATTCCCAAATCTTTCCTTTAGAGTCTACAATTCCGTGACAAATCTCTGGGAAGAATCTGCAATTATGAGTAGAAAATTTTCTAGCTGCCCTGCAGCTGAATCCTACAGTACTGATGAAGAAGACGACGACGATGGTCGAATGCTGTATTTCTTGGGTAAATGTGGCAATGTAATAGCAACTGAAATACAAAAAACCCCATGTAAACAGTACTCCTCAATAATCACCAAGAATGGTTGTACTGGCCAAGAGATTCTGTATTTCTTGAACTCCAATGGCAAAGTTGTGGTTTGCAATTTTgctgaaaagtatttttttgagtACCCAAGATTACTTCCTCTTAGTCATGAGTACTCTATTGACTTAGTTGAATGTGTAGGAGAGTTGCTTGTGGTTGTGCTCTCGGAATTCTTGGAAACTGCAAGTCTGAGAGTGTGGAAATTTGACGAGAAGAGTTGGATTTGGAATCAGGTTTTGGCAATGCCAGCagcaatttcacatgaattttatgGGAAGAAAGTGGATATCAACTGCACTGGAGGAGATGGTGAAAAGATGTTTGTGTGTATTTCTAATGCTGCTGGTGAGAGTTGTAGGTATTTCTTGTGCAATTTGGTTGGAAATGAGTGGACTGAATTGCCTGCTTGTAGTGTTGATGGCTATAACAGGAAATTCAGTTGTGCTTTCTCTTTTCAGCCTAGGATTGAAGCTTCTGTGTGA